A single window of Salmo salar chromosome ssa21, Ssal_v3.1, whole genome shotgun sequence DNA harbors:
- the LOC106581767 gene encoding homeobox protein Dlx1a: protein MTMTTIPESLNSPVSGKTVFMEFGPPSQQMSPSSMSHGHYSMHCLHSAGHTQHESSYSPASSFPRSLGYPYVNSVGSHSSSPYLSTVQSYQNNSALTQTRLEDTAQETEKNTVVEGGEVRFNGKGKKIRKPRTIYSSLQLQTLNRRFQQTQYLALPERAELAASMGLTQTQVKIWFQNKRSKFKKLMKQGGGTIDTNALAQFNGHGPTTGSPVAPVWSSPTTVKTSVGAPGSYIPSYTSWYPTAHQESMQQPQLM, encoded by the exons ATGACAATGACTACAATACCAGAAAGTCTTAATAGCCCTGTCTCAGGAAAAACCGTTTTCATGGAATTTGGGCCACCGAGTCAACAAATGTCGCCTTCCTCAATGTCTCACGGACACTATTCCATGCACTGTTTACATTCTGCGGGTCATACGCAACACGAGAGCTCGTACAGTCCAGCCTCGTCATTTCCTAGATCTTTAGGTTATCCATACGTTAACTCCGTCGGCAGCCATTCCTCAAGTCCATATCTCAGTACAGTGCAGTCGTACCAAAACAACTCGGCACTAACACAGACACGGTTAGAAGATACAG CACAAGAGACAGAGAAGAACACAGTTGTAGAAGGAGGAGAGGTGCGGTTCAATGGGAAAGGGAAAAAGATTCGCAAACCAAGGACTATCTATTCCAGTTTGCAGCTACAGACTCTAAACAGACGATTTCAACAAACTCAATATTTGGCACTGCCAGAGAGAGCCGAGCTCGCAGCTTCGATGGGACTCACGCAAACACAG GTAAAGATTTGGTTTCAAAATAAGCGATCGAAGTTCAAGAAACTGatgaagcaaggtggtggcacGATAGACACGAACGCTTTAGCCCAGTTTAATGGTCACGGACCTACGACTGGATCTCCGGTAGCACCGGTTTGGAGCTCACCGACCACCGTGAAAACATCCGTGGGTGCACCAGGGTCTTACATTCCAAGTTATACCTCATGGTATCCAACTGCACACCAAGAGTCTATGCAGCAACCGCAACTCATGTGA